The following proteins are co-located in the Piscirickettsia litoralis genome:
- a CDS encoding SLC13 family permease has translation MRKSILKAHFKLACLADEKQISDFAKEFNLTLEPRLKKFAEALSPARAGLSEVVIPPSSDLVGQQVKKLKMRKTHGLQLLAVLRGKNSRLGDEMKSMTLRAGDTLGIFAPWQDLSRLEKNESYLVITSDYPKEHQHPEKRWHALAIALLTLVLVILPAVPEPLSLMTGAVLMIVTGCIPIEKAYQSISWRTVFLLAGLIPLGTALQTTGTAQWLTRGIIDLLHGWSTLEIAFLIGIITTFATLVMTNVGATLLLVPIVIHLATDTGADPRLFALIVAVCASNSFFTSISPGQYAHHRPWRLSSQRFY, from the coding sequence TTGCGTAAAAGCATTCTAAAAGCACATTTTAAACTCGCCTGTCTTGCCGATGAAAAACAAATCAGTGACTTTGCCAAAGAGTTTAACTTAACTCTCGAGCCTCGCTTAAAAAAATTTGCAGAAGCGCTCAGCCCTGCTCGCGCCGGTCTTAGTGAAGTTGTCATCCCACCTAGCTCTGACTTAGTTGGCCAACAAGTTAAAAAATTAAAAATGCGTAAAACGCATGGCCTGCAGTTACTTGCCGTATTACGTGGTAAAAATTCACGCTTGGGCGATGAGATGAAATCCATGACCTTACGTGCAGGCGATACTCTAGGCATCTTTGCACCCTGGCAAGACCTCAGCCGACTTGAAAAAAACGAAAGCTATCTTGTCATCACCAGCGATTACCCCAAAGAACACCAACACCCTGAAAAGCGCTGGCATGCCCTCGCGATTGCTCTACTCACTTTAGTGCTCGTTATTTTACCCGCTGTCCCAGAGCCTTTGAGTCTCATGACTGGCGCGGTTCTTATGATTGTGACCGGTTGCATCCCTATAGAAAAAGCCTATCAATCGATTAGTTGGCGCACCGTTTTCCTCCTTGCTGGGCTTATCCCATTAGGCACCGCTTTACAAACGACAGGCACAGCACAATGGCTCACACGCGGTATTATTGATTTATTACACGGCTGGTCAACGCTCGAAATTGCTTTTTTAATTGGCATCATCACAACCTTTGCAACCCTTGTTATGACAAATGTCGGTGCGACTTTGCTCCTCGTTCCCATTGTCATCCACCTTGCCACAGACACTGGTGCAGATCCCCGTTTATTTGCATTGATTGTTGCTGTTTGTGCCTCTAATTCATTTTTCACTTCCATCTCACCAGGTCAATACGCTCATCACCGGCCCTGGCGGCTATCGAGTCAACGATTTTATTAA
- a CDS encoding tetratricopeptide repeat protein, protein MLRLTVLLLIAGLSAHTFAADFATVNHEFQAGQFKQAFKDAVPLARAGNLNARLEVGFMYEFGKGVQQDEKKAAKWYLSAVHPNSFNARPLERGWAYYEGHGVTQSDKKAAQWFRMAAELSQDRY, encoded by the coding sequence TTGTTAAGATTAACAGTTTTACTCTTGATCGCAGGTTTATCTGCGCATACGTTCGCAGCAGACTTCGCCACTGTCAATCATGAGTTTCAAGCAGGTCAATTCAAACAGGCCTTTAAAGATGCTGTGCCACTCGCAAGAGCCGGGAACCTTAACGCACGCCTTGAGGTCGGATTTATGTATGAGTTTGGCAAAGGTGTCCAGCAAGATGAGAAAAAAGCCGCCAAATGGTATCTTTCCGCTGTACATCCTAACTCATTTAATGCTCGCCCCCTAGAACGCGGTTGGGCATACTATGAAGGTCACGGTGTCACCCAGAGTGATAAAAAGGCCGCACAATGGTTTCGTATGGCAGCAGAACTTAGCCAAGATCGCTATTAG
- the rsmD gene encoding 16S rRNA (guanine(966)-N(2))-methyltransferase RsmD, translated as MKKQPNIGSVRVISGKHRGRKITFPTLPGVRPSPDRIRETLFNWLMNDIIDARCLDVFAGSGILGIEALSRGATHLTAWEQQKPLAANLQQQLATLGLTAHSTIQCADSFTLLSKANASPYDLVFLDPPFNQNLIPSCLDKLRCNHWIHAGSYVYIESEVGYQLESKLILEFEALRRKKSGDVAYQLLRYQPAA; from the coding sequence ATGAAGAAACAGCCTAATATCGGCAGTGTCCGCGTCATCAGCGGTAAACACCGTGGCCGCAAAATCACATTTCCAACCCTGCCTGGTGTGCGCCCTAGCCCTGATCGCATTCGTGAAACTCTTTTCAATTGGCTAATGAACGATATTATCGATGCGCGCTGCTTGGATGTTTTTGCAGGTTCAGGCATCTTAGGCATCGAAGCATTATCACGCGGCGCAACTCACCTCACCGCCTGGGAGCAACAAAAGCCACTAGCAGCGAACTTACAGCAACAGCTTGCTACACTCGGCCTTACCGCTCACAGCACCATCCAATGTGCGGATAGCTTCACCCTACTTTCCAAAGCGAATGCATCTCCCTATGACCTTGTTTTTCTAGACCCTCCTTTTAATCAAAACCTAATCCCAAGCTGTTTAGACAAATTGCGATGCAATCATTGGATTCACGCCGGGTCTTATGTTTATATAGAGTCCGAAGTGGGCTATCAACTAGAGAGCAAGCTCATTTTAGAGTTTGAGGCTTTACGCCGTAAGAAAAGTGGTGATGTCGCTTACCAGCTCTTGCGCTACCAACCTGCTGCATGA
- a CDS encoding L-serine ammonia-lyase, translating into MPVSLFDLFSIGIGPSSSHTVGPMRAAHAFLEELSDEQFNNIATLEAHLYGSLAMTGKGHATDKATLMGLEGYLPESIDPAIVEPRLYDIITQKTLNLAGKKQIPFDINEQLIFHFDEFLPEHANGMRFDAFDQQGNKLIEKTYFSIGGGFISDLESFHQDNSNKNKQAQINKGPNLPYLFSSAKQLLTLCKKHNKTIAELMWANERAWRSDEQIKAGILELWQVMDASIAAGTTATGILPGGLDVKRRAPELYKKLKEQQDSGRGYDPMSWLAQYSIAVNEENAAAGRVVTAPTNGAAGTIPATIKYYLNFEKEASEQGLIDFILTAAAIGILYKKGASISAAEVGCQGEVGVACSMAAAGFAAALGATVEQVENAAEIGMEHHLGLTCDPIEGLVQIPCIERNVMGATQAIAAARLAMLGDGEHKVSLDKVIKTMLQTGKDMMSTYKETSQGGLAVNLPEC; encoded by the coding sequence ATGCCGGTGAGTTTATTTGATTTATTTTCCATAGGGATAGGTCCGTCGAGTTCTCATACCGTCGGCCCAATGCGCGCAGCCCATGCCTTTCTAGAAGAACTAAGCGATGAGCAATTTAACAATATCGCGACCTTAGAAGCTCACCTTTATGGCTCGCTCGCCATGACAGGCAAAGGCCACGCCACCGATAAAGCCACCCTTATGGGCTTAGAAGGCTATCTACCTGAGTCGATTGATCCTGCCATTGTCGAGCCTCGCCTCTATGACATTATTACTCAAAAAACCTTAAATTTAGCCGGGAAAAAACAAATTCCGTTTGATATCAATGAGCAGCTGATTTTTCATTTTGATGAGTTTCTCCCCGAGCACGCCAATGGCATGCGCTTTGACGCCTTTGATCAACAAGGCAACAAACTCATTGAAAAAACTTATTTTTCTATCGGTGGTGGCTTTATCTCTGATCTAGAAAGCTTCCATCAAGACAACTCAAACAAAAATAAACAAGCGCAAATAAATAAAGGCCCGAACCTGCCTTATTTATTCAGCTCCGCCAAACAACTGCTGACATTATGTAAAAAACATAATAAAACCATTGCCGAACTTATGTGGGCCAATGAACGCGCATGGCGCAGCGATGAACAAATCAAAGCGGGCATCCTCGAACTGTGGCAGGTGATGGATGCTTCCATAGCTGCCGGTACCACCGCAACGGGTATATTGCCCGGAGGTCTGGACGTTAAACGTCGCGCGCCAGAACTCTACAAAAAGCTAAAAGAACAGCAGGACAGTGGTCGCGGCTATGACCCAATGAGTTGGCTCGCTCAATACTCTATTGCTGTCAATGAAGAAAATGCGGCGGCAGGACGCGTCGTCACTGCACCGACCAATGGCGCAGCAGGAACGATCCCTGCGACGATTAAATATTATCTTAATTTTGAAAAAGAAGCCTCAGAGCAAGGGCTTATAGACTTTATCTTAACCGCTGCGGCTATCGGTATTTTATATAAGAAAGGTGCCTCGATTTCAGCCGCTGAGGTCGGTTGTCAAGGAGAAGTCGGTGTTGCCTGCTCTATGGCCGCCGCAGGCTTTGCCGCCGCACTAGGTGCAACCGTTGAGCAAGTTGAAAATGCAGCCGAGATAGGCATGGAGCATCATCTGGGTCTCACCTGTGATCCCATTGAAGGCTTAGTGCAAATTCCCTGCATAGAACGCAATGTCATGGGAGCCACACAGGCTATTGCTGCCGCACGCTTAGCCATGTTGGGAGATGGTGAGCACAAGGTTTCTCTCGATAAAGTAATTAAGACCATGCTTCAAACCGGCAAAGACATGATGTCGACCTATAAAGAAACCTCTCAGGGCGGTCTCGCCGTCAATCTCCCTGAATGCTAA
- a CDS encoding CBU_0585 family protein, translating to MKAKANNKLQRSYVSDITKLLNSMSENNPKTEAQRQEIEKAARITEKMSK from the coding sequence ATGAAAGCGAAAGCAAATAACAAACTCCAGCGCAGCTACGTTAGTGATATCACAAAGCTTCTTAATAGCATGTCTGAAAATAATCCAAAAACAGAAGCCCAGCGTCAAGAGATCGAAAAAGCAGCGCGAATTACTGAGAAAATGTCGAAATAA
- a CDS encoding amidohydrolase family protein — MNYIACGNFYVQNNHFLSQLEQLKKHPKVVGIRQIMSHHAESSYSPCKSNDLPENFTQKLSMLKDNGYIFECQMYASQLLNILEKIGSSQVTTAIEHMALPLIKSSQEMRAWHDLIKEIANYKNITLKLSGFYMINDQEKDLDQCLDAVLSNIPRNQLCYGSNFPVNNHNDYTLWQRTLTNKLPKITHQDIFFNTANNLYFNN, encoded by the coding sequence ATGAATTACATTGCTTGTGGCAATTTTTATGTTCAAAATAATCACTTTCTATCACAACTAGAACAATTAAAAAAGCACCCAAAAGTTGTCGGCATACGTCAAATTATGTCTCACCATGCAGAGTCTAGCTATTCTCCTTGTAAAAGTAATGACCTTCCAGAAAATTTTACCCAAAAGTTATCCATGCTTAAAGATAATGGTTATATTTTCGAATGCCAAATGTACGCTAGCCAACTACTTAACATATTAGAGAAAATCGGTTCCTCTCAAGTAACAACTGCAATTGAGCATATGGCTTTGCCATTAATCAAATCTAGCCAAGAAATGAGAGCATGGCATGACTTAATCAAAGAAATAGCCAATTATAAAAATATTACTTTAAAGCTTTCGGGTTTTTACATGATTAATGACCAAGAGAAAGACCTGGACCAGTGCTTAGACGCAGTTTTATCTAACATACCAAGAAATCAACTCTGTTATGGTTCGAATTTTCCTGTCAACAACCATAATGATTATACCTTATGGCAAAGAACATTAACCAATAAATTGCCAAAGATCACACATCAAGATATATTTTTCAATACAGCGAATAACTTATATTTTAATAATTAA
- a CDS encoding chemotaxis protein, translating into MPDILASVDARTQLVGRNRLEILLFHLDDQLFGINVFKIREVINVPSLTQLPNSHESVIGATSIRGTTMPVIDLNKAVNDEYTYDLDDKVLIITEYNRSVQGLVVYGVEHIVNASWESIVPPPPATGRDHYITGVAKGLSQVEDRLVELLDVERVLGDINDMEADFNVDSVDDLDEIIKKVAHKYTVLVADDSTLARRHVKRTLDQIGVNVIMTDDGQHALDILEHDIPRTAGDVSRKYLMLISDVEMPEMDGYSLIKKCREHPGLKNLFIMLNTSITSVFNEADSKEVGCNEFVGKINPQKIYDTVKEQIQVRINKAANK; encoded by the coding sequence ATGCCAGATATACTCGCAAGTGTTGATGCTAGAACACAACTCGTTGGTCGTAACCGTTTAGAAATATTACTATTTCACCTTGATGATCAACTATTTGGCATTAATGTTTTTAAGATCCGCGAGGTCATTAACGTCCCCTCACTCACCCAGCTGCCAAATTCACATGAGTCGGTTATTGGCGCAACCAGCATTCGTGGCACAACCATGCCTGTCATCGACCTCAACAAAGCCGTAAATGATGAATATACCTATGACCTTGATGATAAGGTACTGATAATTACCGAATACAACCGCAGCGTTCAAGGTTTAGTTGTTTATGGGGTAGAGCATATTGTTAACGCCTCTTGGGAAAGTATCGTTCCCCCACCCCCTGCAACAGGACGAGACCATTATATTACTGGCGTGGCTAAAGGCTTATCACAAGTCGAAGATCGCTTGGTTGAGCTCCTTGATGTTGAACGCGTCCTCGGTGATATTAATGATATGGAAGCGGATTTTAATGTCGACAGTGTCGATGATTTGGACGAGATCATTAAAAAAGTTGCCCATAAATACACGGTGTTAGTCGCCGATGATTCAACACTTGCTCGCCGTCACGTTAAGCGCACTCTTGACCAAATTGGTGTTAACGTTATTATGACTGACGATGGACAACATGCCTTGGACATTCTAGAGCATGACATTCCTCGTACCGCCGGCGATGTCAGTCGTAAATATTTAATGCTGATTTCTGATGTTGAGATGCCTGAAATGGATGGCTATTCACTCATAAAAAAATGTCGTGAACATCCAGGTTTAAAGAATCTTTTTATCATGCTCAACACTTCCATTACCAGCGTTTTTAATGAGGCTGACTCGAAAGAAGTCGGTTGTAATGAGTTTGTTGGTAAAATTAACCCTCAAAAAATTTACGATACTGTCAAAGAACAGATTCAAGTACGCATCAACAAAGCCGCAAATAAATAA
- a CDS encoding fumarylacetoacetate hydrolase family protein — protein sequence MKYQHTDIHQQILDFPPGKVVCVGRNYVDHIRELKNTIPTSPLLFIKPASSIINLTTPIQWPKEYGACHYELELALLITQTISKAKPQDIQLNQFYYGLAIDLTLRDLQSQLKEKGHPWEKAKAFDGSCVLSPFIHSQEIKQLDNIEFKLSINNELRQHGFTQQMITAIPKLITEASRFFTLEPGDVLLTGTPAGVGPLNPGDRLDFSLNDYRFSDTATVML from the coding sequence ATGAAATACCAACATACCGATATCCATCAACAAATATTAGACTTTCCTCCAGGTAAAGTTGTTTGTGTCGGTCGCAACTACGTCGACCATATTCGCGAGCTTAAAAATACCATCCCAACCTCTCCTCTACTTTTTATCAAGCCAGCATCCTCGATTATTAATCTAACAACGCCAATACAGTGGCCTAAAGAATACGGCGCTTGCCATTATGAGTTAGAGCTAGCTCTATTAATAACCCAGACAATTTCCAAAGCAAAGCCTCAGGATATCCAGTTAAATCAATTTTATTACGGCCTCGCCATTGATTTAACCTTGCGCGATTTACAAAGCCAACTGAAAGAAAAGGGGCACCCTTGGGAAAAAGCCAAGGCATTCGATGGTTCTTGTGTACTTAGCCCTTTTATTCACAGCCAAGAAATAAAGCAACTCGATAATATCGAATTTAAACTGTCTATCAATAATGAACTACGTCAGCATGGCTTTACACAGCAAATGATTACAGCCATCCCCAAGCTCATTACCGAAGCCAGTCGCTTTTTCACGTTAGAGCCAGGTGATGTACTACTCACAGGGACGCCTGCCGGTGTTGGGCCACTCAATCCAGGAGATAGGCTTGATTTTAGCTTAAATGATTATCGCTTTAGTGACACCGCCACAGTGATGTTATAA
- a CDS encoding SLC13 family permease, whose amino-acid sequence MTLSMIFVLTILACTIILFITEWLRTDVTALLVLTILGLSGILSPQQAFAGFSSSAIISIIAVMIIGAGIDRVGLSNYLAQFILKLGGRSESRLIAAHAFSAGLLASFLRNVGAVALLMPVISRISMRTQTSKSRLLMPVAFCAIIGGTITMVGSGPLIILNEFMASAGHGAQYHLFSVAPVGLALLVAAVLFFRSLCTSLASHWQRKAFWSTQNLLSQYLRHRRSIF is encoded by the coding sequence ATGACGCTTTCAATGATTTTTGTTCTCACCATCCTCGCTTGCACCATTATTTTATTCATCACCGAGTGGCTGCGCACCGATGTCACCGCATTGCTCGTCCTTACCATCCTAGGGCTTTCCGGCATTCTCAGTCCACAGCAAGCGTTCGCAGGCTTTTCCAGTAGTGCGATTATCTCGATCATTGCTGTAATGATTATCGGCGCAGGTATCGATCGTGTTGGCCTATCTAATTATCTTGCCCAATTTATTTTAAAACTCGGTGGCCGCAGTGAATCGCGCCTTATCGCCGCTCATGCCTTTAGCGCAGGTTTACTTGCAAGCTTTTTACGTAATGTTGGTGCCGTCGCCCTACTCATGCCTGTGATTAGCCGTATTTCCATGCGCACTCAAACCTCTAAATCCCGTCTGCTTATGCCCGTCGCCTTTTGCGCAATTATCGGCGGAACAATTACCATGGTTGGCTCAGGTCCTCTCATTATTCTTAATGAATTTATGGCTTCCGCCGGTCATGGCGCGCAATACCACCTTTTTTCCGTCGCTCCTGTTGGCCTTGCCTTGCTTGTTGCAGCAGTGTTATTTTTTCGCTCTCTTTGCACGTCATTGGCTTCCCATTGGCAAAGAAAAGCGTTTTGGAGTACGCAAAACTTACTTTCGCAATACTTACGGCATCGGCGGTCAATTTTTTGA
- the yjjX gene encoding inosine/xanthosine triphosphatase yields MKKDLVKVIVGSQNPVKINAVKAVMIELYPESIIACEGLHAPSQVADQPMTEDETRIGAINRVNFCKEQVEADFYVAMEGGVDCFEYGPATFAYVVIANQEGRSIGRSANLPLPKVIYQALIAGEELGHVMDRLFNTKNIKQQGGAIGLLTNGHASRESCYIEALTLAMAPVLHEELY; encoded by the coding sequence ATGAAAAAAGATCTCGTTAAAGTGATTGTCGGTTCGCAAAACCCTGTAAAAATCAATGCGGTTAAAGCTGTAATGATTGAATTATATCCTGAAAGCATCATAGCTTGTGAAGGACTGCATGCACCTTCGCAGGTCGCTGATCAGCCGATGACGGAAGATGAAACGCGTATTGGGGCGATCAACCGGGTTAACTTTTGTAAAGAGCAAGTTGAGGCTGATTTCTATGTGGCGATGGAAGGAGGGGTTGATTGTTTTGAATATGGCCCTGCGACTTTTGCCTATGTGGTTATTGCCAATCAAGAAGGTCGATCGATCGGCCGCAGTGCTAATTTGCCATTGCCAAAAGTGATTTACCAGGCGTTAATTGCTGGTGAAGAATTAGGGCATGTGATGGATCGGTTGTTTAATACGAAAAATATTAAACAACAAGGCGGAGCAATTGGCTTGTTAACCAATGGGCATGCGAGCAGGGAAAGCTGCTATATAGAGGCTTTAACCCTTGCAATGGCTCCTGTCTTACACGAAGAACTGTATTAG
- the egtD gene encoding L-histidine N(alpha)-methyltransferase — MAIKILENIEIKKNKLKENFEMDVLAGLSAENKCIPSKYFYDENGSHLFSKITDVDEYYLTASEENILRKYNHEISERLGNNRRFNLIELGVGDGRKTKILLRNFIENNVDFEYISIDISESAVTELDQGLLSEFPELAHTGVVGEYLDAIDWIKDNKQGTNVVLFLGSSIGNFNEESALVFLRALWKHLNNGDYLLIGFDLKKDITVLNKAYSDSQGVTQAFNFNMLSRINRELGGTFDINKFMHHGIYNPITGAMESYLLAKEAQSVYIEALEKSFDFKEFEAIHLEYSYKYLVEDITRLAEKSGYKIASNLYDDHNYFTDSIWQVVK, encoded by the coding sequence ATGGCAATTAAGATTCTTGAAAATATAGAGATTAAAAAGAATAAGTTAAAAGAGAACTTTGAAATGGATGTGTTGGCAGGTTTGTCTGCTGAGAATAAGTGTATCCCCTCTAAATACTTTTATGATGAAAATGGTAGCCATCTATTCTCTAAAATTACAGATGTTGATGAATATTATTTAACCGCTAGTGAGGAAAATATTTTAAGAAAATATAACCATGAGATCAGTGAGCGACTAGGAAATAATCGTCGATTTAACCTAATTGAATTAGGGGTGGGAGATGGCAGAAAGACAAAAATTCTATTAAGAAACTTTATTGAAAATAATGTAGATTTTGAATATATTTCTATTGATATCTCAGAATCTGCGGTAACGGAACTGGATCAAGGCTTATTATCAGAATTTCCAGAATTGGCTCATACTGGTGTGGTGGGAGAGTATTTAGATGCTATCGATTGGATTAAAGATAATAAGCAAGGGACTAATGTCGTTTTATTTTTAGGGTCTTCGATTGGAAATTTTAATGAAGAAAGTGCTTTGGTTTTCCTAAGAGCATTATGGAAGCACTTAAATAATGGCGATTATTTATTGATAGGCTTTGATCTGAAAAAAGATATTACTGTATTAAATAAAGCTTATAGCGATTCACAAGGGGTCACACAAGCGTTTAATTTTAATATGCTTTCTCGTATCAATCGCGAGCTTGGTGGTACGTTTGATATTAATAAGTTTATGCATCATGGGATTTATAACCCGATCACAGGAGCGATGGAAAGCTATTTGCTTGCTAAAGAAGCTCAGTCTGTTTATATCGAAGCTTTAGAAAAAAGTTTTGATTTTAAAGAATTTGAAGCGATTCATTTAGAATATTCCTATAAATATCTTGTAGAGGATATTACTCGGCTCGCTGAAAAATCTGGCTATAAAATAGCGAGTAATTTATATGATGATCACAACTATTTTACTGATTCAATCTGGCAAGTAGTAAAGTAA
- a CDS encoding BufA1 family periplasmic bufferin-type metallophore: MSSKKALSLAIAAALTANLSTATITIHAATKSEKCYGVAKAGKNDCATPHHACAGQAKTSGDKKEWIMMPKGLCDKIIGGMAKSG; this comes from the coding sequence ATGTCATCCAAAAAAGCACTTTCACTGGCTATCGCAGCCGCCCTCACAGCCAACCTCAGCACAGCAACGATAACAATTCATGCAGCAACTAAATCTGAAAAATGCTACGGTGTTGCTAAAGCAGGCAAAAACGACTGCGCTACGCCTCACCATGCCTGTGCAGGACAAGCAAAAACAAGCGGCGATAAAAAAGAATGGATCATGATGCCTAAGGGCTTGTGCGATAAAATCATCGGCGGTATGGCAAAGTCCGGTTAG
- the trmB gene encoding tRNA (guanosine(46)-N7)-methyltransferase TrmB, giving the protein MTQVPRKIKSFVRREGRLTKGQEHALDKHWPNYGKTIAQGRFEPQQEFNNDLPITLEIGYGMGSSLVTMAKTMPNNNFIGVEVHRPGVGSLLLQMEQENVSNIRSYMEDAVEVLNQCIPDHSLSKVQIFFPDPWHKKRHHKRRLIQPEFIDLLSQKLTADAMIHLATDWENYAEHMMDVLSNHSHFENTAGVGEYIPRPDYRPLTKFEQRGQRLGHGTWDLLFKKIKK; this is encoded by the coding sequence ATGACTCAAGTCCCCCGTAAAATTAAAAGCTTTGTCCGCCGTGAGGGCCGCCTTACCAAAGGCCAAGAACATGCCCTCGATAAACACTGGCCAAACTATGGCAAAACCATAGCGCAAGGCCGCTTTGAGCCTCAACAAGAATTCAATAATGACCTGCCTATCACCCTAGAAATTGGCTATGGCATGGGTAGCTCATTGGTGACAATGGCAAAAACCATGCCGAATAATAATTTTATTGGCGTTGAAGTTCATCGACCCGGCGTCGGTTCACTATTGCTGCAAATGGAACAAGAAAATGTCAGCAATATTCGCAGCTACATGGAAGATGCCGTTGAAGTCCTCAACCAATGCATTCCAGATCATAGCCTAAGTAAAGTGCAAATATTCTTCCCTGACCCTTGGCATAAAAAACGCCATCACAAACGTCGCTTAATCCAGCCTGAATTCATCGACCTACTCTCCCAAAAATTAACGGCAGATGCTATGATTCATCTGGCAACTGATTGGGAAAACTACGCTGAGCATATGATGGATGTGCTGTCGAATCACAGTCACTTTGAAAATACAGCAGGCGTGGGTGAATATATTCCGCGACCAGATTACAGGCCACTCACGAAATTTGAACAACGTGGTCAGCGCTTAGGTCATGGCACTTGGGATTTGCTGTTTAAAAAAATCAAAAAGTAA